The genomic region CAATGTACAGCACTTCCTATTTCCTGTACACGTGTGCACTCAAACTCGCTGTGACCTTAACAATCTtatgtaaatgaaatgtaaattgtACTTACACCTCGGGGTTGTCTGGGTGGGGCCTGTAAAGAAGCCTCTCGTCCACTGATATGAGGTTGGTCAGAGTAATCTGGAAAATAAGACAGATTTGTATTTACTTAATTTATTGATCATTCTGGGCTGAGGGTTGAAGGAGGGATTCAGTTGTCTGTGCACGGGGGAGGAGTTACTGTATAAAGGGGAGGTCTTTAACGGTCTCGCTGTATCCAGGCAAATCCCTTCATTTAAGAGCATGCATCCatgttgtttcatttaattgtgccaattgtttaaaaataatttgttatCCCTTTTGTTAAGTATGTTTTCACCGCTGAGTGTTAGTCACTTTGTTTCTGATCAGGATTACATAAACTACTAGACGGATTACCGCGAACCTCAGACTTTTattactttctttaatattccAAGATGGGGTGTTATTCAGAATTTTTCCCGGGGAATAATTCACTGATCTTGATATGACATAATCAGGCTCATTTAGGAAAcggatatctatgagtgtgttatATTAGGGGAAGCTTGATTGAtttgactgtttggccttggtggagggaCTAGCTGTACTGTGTGCCATTCTAGTAAAAATGTGTAACCAGTCAATGCAGTGTAACTTGCTGATCAGTCATCAGTGGCTGAAGGGTTCAATACAAACTAACATTTGTTGAGCACAGCTCCATCTTTTTCTCCTCTGGGTCGACGATGGAGTGCTCCGTCACgtaggtttgtgtgtggttggttCCCAGtagctgcaaacacaacaatACACAGTAGATTTAGTTAATGACATGTTGGAACCTCTTCTCAGACCCTTGCAGGCCCTTGAGCATCATTTAGGAATGTATATCTTTATCCTCCTTTTCAGCATGTGTATACATTCTGAGTGTGGGTCTAAGTGTTGTCCACTGACCGCTCGTACGATGCTCGGCAGGCCCCATTCTGTGCTGAGGAGTCGGTGGCTGTGCAGGCGTCCCTGGCCGTCCAGGCTGCGGTCCAGCACGTCCACGCCGACCACGTTAGGGTTCATGGGGTTGGGGTACTTTCTCATTGCAGCCTTGATCACCGTCTCCCACGGgtaactgcacacaaacacatacaaaaaaacacacatatggGAAGAAACATAAGTGACAACAAGCTTATATTGCACAGGAACAGATTTAATCATGTCCTAATTAAGTTACATGC from Pleuronectes platessa chromosome 10, fPlePla1.1, whole genome shotgun sequence harbors:
- the prelid3a gene encoding PRELI domain containing protein 3A isoform X1: MKIWSTEHVFSYPWETVIKAAMRKYPNPMNPNVVGVDVLDRSLDGQGRLHSHRLLSTEWGLPSIVRALLGTNHTQTYVTEHSIVDPEEKKMELCSTNITLTNLISVDERLLYRPHPDNPEVTVLTQEAIITVKGVSLSSYLEGMMAMRMSANARKGCSSTVMSSPWLQLPDHRGSSASWDPLQLVLRLSGAPPHAHKHTNTQTDTQTHASSQL
- the prelid3a gene encoding PRELI domain containing protein 3A isoform X2; the protein is MKIWSTEHVFSYPWETVIKAAMRKYPNPMNPNVVGVDVLDRSLDGQGRLHSHRLLSTEWGLPSIVRALLGTNHTQTYVTEHSIVDPEEKKMELCSTNITLTNLISVDERLLYRPHPDNPEVTVLTQEAIITVKGVSLSSYLEGMMAMRMSANARKGWDAIEWIIQNSETENMPL